The proteins below come from a single Agrococcus beijingensis genomic window:
- the rfbB gene encoding dTDP-glucose 4,6-dehydratase has protein sequence MSKLLVTGGAGFIGSNFVHYAVANTDHDIVVLDKLTYAGDRASLAGLPEERVQLVVGDIADSEVVDPLVADADAVVHYAAESHNDNSLADPSPFVQTNLIGTFTLLEAARRHAKRFHHISTDEVYGDLELDDPAKFTPETPYNPSSPYSSTKAGSDLLVRAWVRSFGLEATISNCSNNYGPRQHVEKFIPRQITNLIDGVRPRLYGAGENVRDWIHADDHSSAVLRILERGRAGETYLIGADGEKNNLEVVRAILRLMGHEADAFDHVKDRAGHDMRYAIDASKLRDELDWEPSFTDFEAGLASTIQWYRDNESWWRPQKAEAEAKYAQAGH, from the coding sequence ATGAGCAAGCTCCTGGTCACCGGCGGCGCCGGCTTCATCGGCTCGAACTTCGTGCACTACGCGGTGGCCAACACCGACCACGACATCGTGGTGCTCGACAAGCTCACCTACGCGGGCGACCGCGCGTCGCTCGCCGGCCTGCCCGAGGAGCGCGTGCAGCTCGTCGTCGGCGACATCGCCGACTCCGAGGTGGTCGATCCGCTGGTCGCCGACGCCGACGCGGTCGTGCACTACGCGGCCGAGTCGCACAACGACAACTCGCTCGCCGACCCCTCGCCGTTCGTGCAGACGAACCTGATCGGCACGTTCACGCTGCTCGAGGCCGCCCGCCGTCATGCCAAGCGCTTCCACCACATCTCGACCGACGAGGTCTACGGCGACCTCGAGCTCGACGACCCGGCGAAGTTCACGCCCGAGACGCCCTACAACCCCTCGAGCCCCTACTCCTCGACGAAGGCGGGCTCCGACCTGCTCGTGCGCGCCTGGGTGCGCTCGTTCGGCCTCGAGGCGACCATCTCGAACTGCTCGAACAACTACGGCCCGCGCCAGCACGTCGAGAAGTTCATCCCGCGCCAGATCACCAACCTGATCGACGGCGTGCGCCCCCGCCTCTACGGCGCCGGCGAGAACGTGCGCGACTGGATCCACGCCGACGACCACTCGAGCGCCGTGCTGCGCATCCTCGAGCGCGGCCGCGCGGGCGAGACCTACCTGATCGGCGCCGACGGCGAGAAGAACAACCTCGAGGTCGTGCGGGCGATCCTGCGGCTCATGGGGCATGAGGCGGATGCGTTCGACCACGTCAAGGACCGGGCCGGTCACGACATGCGGTACGCGATCGACGCCTCGAAGCTGCGCGACGAGCTCGACTGGGAGCCCTCCTTCACCGACTTCGAGGCGGGGCTCGCCTCGACCATCCAGTGGTACCGCGACAACGAGTCGTGGTGGCGGCCGCAGAAGGCCGAGGCCGAGGCCAAGTACGCGCAGGCCGGCCACTAG
- a CDS encoding phosphomannomutase/phosphoglucomutase → MALTDIVKAYDVRGLVDGQLTAEVVRALGAAFADEVGTDAPIVIGHDMRPSSPELAAAAADGAMARGADVVLIGLCSTDGTYFASGSLDAPAMMFTASHNPAAYNGIKFSRAGARGVSLDTGLATIRDGAQRYLDDEVPEAAPRGTLTERDVLADYAAHLRSLVDLSRIRPLKVVVDAANGMGGMTVPAVLGGAAGLGALPLEIVPMYFELDGTFPNHEANPLDPANLVDLQAAVVAHGADLGLAFDGDADRCFVIDERGGAVSPSAVAAIVAEREIRRVQAEGEQDVVVIHNLITSRVVPEVIAAAGATPVRTRVGHSLIKDRMAETGAVFGGEHSAHYYFRDFWGADNGMLAAMHVLATLGADSEPMSQLAGRYSPYAASGEINSTVADVPAAYTRVVEAFTGRGEFDELDGLTVTAPDGAWWFSVRPSNTEPLLRLNAEAEQEPTMVAIRDEVLGLIRGA, encoded by the coding sequence ATGGCGCTGACGGACATCGTGAAGGCCTATGACGTGCGCGGGCTCGTCGACGGGCAGCTGACCGCCGAGGTCGTGCGCGCGCTGGGCGCAGCCTTCGCCGACGAGGTCGGCACGGACGCGCCCATCGTCATCGGCCACGACATGCGGCCGTCGTCGCCCGAGCTCGCCGCGGCGGCCGCCGACGGCGCGATGGCGCGAGGCGCCGACGTCGTGCTGATCGGGCTGTGCTCGACGGACGGCACCTACTTCGCCTCAGGCTCGCTCGACGCGCCCGCGATGATGTTCACCGCATCCCACAACCCCGCCGCCTACAACGGCATCAAGTTCTCGCGGGCAGGGGCCCGCGGCGTGAGCCTCGACACCGGGCTCGCCACCATCCGCGACGGCGCCCAGCGCTACCTCGACGACGAGGTGCCGGAGGCCGCGCCGCGCGGCACGCTCACCGAGCGCGACGTGCTCGCCGACTACGCGGCGCACCTGCGCTCGCTCGTGGACCTGTCGCGCATCCGACCCCTGAAGGTCGTGGTGGATGCGGCCAACGGCATGGGCGGGATGACCGTGCCCGCGGTGCTCGGCGGGGCCGCCGGGCTCGGCGCGCTGCCGCTCGAGATCGTGCCCATGTACTTCGAGCTCGACGGCACCTTCCCGAACCACGAGGCCAACCCGCTCGACCCGGCGAACCTCGTCGACCTGCAGGCCGCCGTGGTCGCGCACGGCGCCGACCTCGGCCTCGCCTTCGACGGCGACGCCGACCGCTGCTTCGTGATCGACGAGCGCGGCGGCGCGGTCTCGCCGTCAGCCGTCGCCGCGATCGTCGCCGAGCGCGAGATCCGCCGGGTGCAGGCCGAGGGCGAGCAGGATGTCGTGGTCATCCACAACCTGATCACGAGCCGCGTCGTGCCCGAGGTCATCGCCGCCGCCGGGGCGACGCCCGTGCGCACCCGCGTCGGCCACTCGCTCATCAAGGACCGCATGGCCGAGACCGGCGCCGTCTTCGGCGGCGAGCACTCGGCGCACTACTACTTCCGCGACTTCTGGGGCGCCGACAACGGCATGCTCGCGGCCATGCACGTGCTCGCGACCCTCGGTGCCGACAGCGAGCCGATGTCGCAGCTCGCCGGCCGCTACAGCCCCTACGCCGCCTCGGGCGAGATCAACTCGACCGTCGCCGACGTGCCCGCCGCCTACACCCGGGTGGTCGAGGCGTTCACCGGTCGCGGCGAGTTCGACGAGCTCGACGGGCTCACGGTCACCGCGCCCGACGGCGCCTGGTGGTTCTCGGTGCGCCCCTCGAACACCGAGCCGCTGCTGCGGCTCAACGCCGAGGCCGAGCAGGAGCCGACGATGGTGGCGATCCGCGACGAGGTGCTCGGGCTCATCCGCGGCGCCTGA
- the galU gene encoding UTP--glucose-1-phosphate uridylyltransferase GalU produces MLAPVTKAVIPAAGLGTRFLPATKALPKEMLPVVDKPVIQYVVEEAVRAGLADVLFVTGRNKNALENHFDRATELESILLRKGDDERLSRVAESTDLANVHYVRQGDPLGLGHAVLRARAHVGDSSFAVLLGDDIIDARDTLLERMLEVHRQRATSVVALMEVDPGQTHLYGIATVERTDDDDVVRVTGLVEKPDPGTAPSNLAVVGRYVLRPEVFPVLERTEPGRGGEIQLTDALLTLAGDASAGGVHGVVFRGRRYDTGDRLDYIKANVMLACDRPDLGPDLRAWLKEFAQRLDD; encoded by the coding sequence ATGCTCGCTCCCGTCACGAAGGCCGTCATCCCTGCTGCCGGCCTCGGCACCCGATTCCTGCCGGCGACGAAGGCGCTCCCCAAGGAGATGCTGCCGGTCGTCGACAAGCCGGTCATCCAGTACGTGGTCGAGGAGGCCGTGCGGGCGGGCCTCGCCGACGTGCTCTTCGTGACGGGCCGCAACAAGAACGCGCTCGAGAACCACTTCGACCGCGCGACCGAGCTGGAGTCGATCCTGCTGCGCAAGGGCGACGACGAGCGGCTTTCGCGGGTGGCCGAGTCGACCGATCTCGCGAACGTCCACTACGTGCGGCAGGGCGACCCGCTCGGCCTCGGCCACGCGGTGCTGCGCGCACGCGCGCACGTGGGCGACAGCTCGTTCGCGGTGCTGCTGGGCGACGACATCATCGATGCGCGCGACACCCTCCTCGAGCGCATGCTCGAGGTGCACCGGCAGCGGGCCACCTCGGTCGTCGCGCTCATGGAGGTCGACCCGGGGCAGACCCACCTCTACGGCATCGCGACGGTCGAGCGCACCGACGACGACGACGTGGTGCGCGTCACCGGGCTCGTCGAGAAGCCCGATCCCGGCACCGCGCCCTCCAACCTCGCGGTCGTCGGCCGCTACGTGCTGCGGCCCGAGGTGTTCCCGGTGCTGGAGCGCACCGAGCCCGGCAGGGGCGGCGAGATCCAGCTGACGGATGCGCTGCTCACCCTCGCGGGGGACGCCTCGGCGGGCGGCGTGCACGGCGTCGTCTTCCGCGGCCGGCGCTACGACACCGGCGACCGGCTCGACTACATCAAGGCGAACGTCATGCTCGCGTGCGACCGTCCGGATCTCGGCCCGGACCTGCGCGCCTGGCTCAAGGAGTTCGCGCAGCGGCTCGACGACTGA
- a CDS encoding DUF3499 family protein: MDDRTCSRPACRRYADRTVSVDYAAQLLVVGPLQPASRQGAIDGSYDLCEPHADRAAGPAGWQVVRHEPGRATR; encoded by the coding sequence ATGGATGACAGGACGTGCTCCCGGCCCGCGTGCCGCAGGTACGCCGACCGCACCGTCAGCGTCGACTACGCCGCGCAGCTGCTCGTCGTCGGGCCGCTGCAGCCTGCCAGCAGGCAGGGCGCGATCGACGGCAGCTACGATCTGTGCGAGCCGCACGCCGACCGTGCCGCAGGGCCGGCCGGCTGGCAGGTCGTCAGGCACGAGCCAGGGCGCGCGACCCGCTAG